One region of Zingiber officinale cultivar Zhangliang chromosome 7B, Zo_v1.1, whole genome shotgun sequence genomic DNA includes:
- the LOC122005857 gene encoding transcription initiation factor IIE subunit alpha-like isoform X2 — MGCLLSRMVKLAARAFYDDVSIMGESQSKPGRIDNRGMTVIVLDALTRRQWVREEDLAKALKLHSKQLRRTLRFFEEEKLITRVHRKESAKGAKNFNAAIAATRDTQQTTKEGEEKMKMHMHSYCCLDYAQILDVVRYRMHRMKKKLKDELDSRNTIQEYICPNCGRRYSAFDALQLVSMEDEYFHCENCNGELVAESEKLAAEQLGDGDDNARKRRHEKLKDMYQKMEDQLKPLIAQLDRVKDLPAPEFGTLQAWEARARAASQANGDSNASDSKNIQGQGYGGTPMPFLGETSIEVALSGVEAKEETEPDIKPTALKVIPPWMIKQGMNLTIEQRRGIMPEPNVEHNSDDKKSSVDDKKPSADRDNEKSLQDEYLKAYYAALVKRQEEEEASRRIQQQTELSTSAAEEPVDRRVGMKSKREDDEDIEWESAAGTGNSSQSYKLADLNAEADASDDDNGGDDDDIAWEEG, encoded by the exons ATGGGTTGTTTGCTGTCCAGGATGGTTAAGCTCGCTGCGCGTGCTTTCTATGATGATGTATCCATTATGGGCGAAAGCCAGTCTAAGCCTGGGAGGATCGACAACAGGGGGATGACTGTGATTGTTCTTGATGCTCTAACTAG GCGTCAATGGGTCCGTGAAGAAGATTTGGCTAAAGCCTTGAAATTGCATTCCAAGCAACTGCGCCGTACTTTACGGTTTTTTGAAGAAGAGAAGCTGATTACTAGAGTACATCGAAAAGAG AGTGCTAAAGGTGCAAAAAATTTTAATGCTGCAATTGCTGCTACTCGTGATACTCAACAAACTACtaaagagggagaggagaagatgaAAATGCATATGCATTCGTACTGCTGTTTAGATTATGCACAG ATTCTTGATGTTGTTAGATACCGAATGCATCgaatgaaaaagaaattaaaggatGAATTGGACAGCAGAAATACCATTCAGGAGTACATTTGCCCTAACTGTGGAAGAAG GTATTCTGCTTTTGATGCACTACAACTTGTGAGTATGGAAGACGAGTATTTTCACTGTGAAAATTGCAATGGTGAACTTGTTGCTGAGAGCGAGAAGCTGGCTGCTGAGCAACTTGGTGATGGGGATGATAATGCTAGGAAGAGGAGGCATGAAAAGTTAAAAGACATGTATCAGAAAATGGAG GATCAGCTCAAGCCTTTAATAGCGCAGCTTGATAGGGTGAAAGATTTGCCTGCTCCTGAGTTTGGAACATTGCAAGCATGGGAAGCAAGAGCACGTGCTGCATCTCAAGCTAACGGCGATTCTAATGCTAGTGATTCAAAAAATATCCAGGGGCAAGGTTACGGTGGCACACCAATGCCATTCCTTGGCGAGACAAGT ATTGAAGTTGCTTTATCTGGTGTTGAGGCCAAGGAAGAAACCGAGCCTGATATAAAACCCACAGCATTGAAAGTTATACCTCCCTGGATGATCAAACAAGGAATGAATCTTACAATAGAGCAACGCAGAGGGATTATGCCTGAACCCAATGTTGAGCACAATTCTGATGACAAGAAGTCAAGTGTGGATGACAAGAAACCAAGTGCAGATCGAGACAATGAGAAGAGTTTACAG GATGAATATCTGAAGGCATATTATGCTGCTTTAGTGaagaggcaagaagaagaagaggcctCTAGAAGAATTCAACAACAAACAGAACTTTCGACAAGTGCTGCTGAAGAACCTGTTGATCGACGTGTTGGCATGAAATCAAAACGCGAAGATGATGAGGATATTGAATGGGAGAGTGCAGCTGGTACTG GCAATTCAAGCCAGTCTTACAAGCTTGCCGATTTGAATGCCGAAGCTGATGCGTCTGATGACGACAATGGTGGCGATGACGACGACATCGCCTGGGAGGAAGGTTAA
- the LOC122005857 gene encoding transcription initiation factor IIE subunit alpha-like isoform X1 — translation MSMEPFNRMVKLAARAFYDDVSIMGESQSKPGRIDNRGMTVIVLDALTRRQWVREEDLAKALKLHSKQLRRTLRFFEEEKLITRVHRKESAKGAKNFNAAIAATRDTQQTTKEGEEKMKMHMHSYCCLDYAQILDVVRYRMHRMKKKLKDELDSRNTIQEYICPNCGRRYSAFDALQLVSMEDEYFHCENCNGELVAESEKLAAEQLGDGDDNARKRRHEKLKDMYQKMEDQLKPLIAQLDRVKDLPAPEFGTLQAWEARARAASQANGDSNASDSKNIQGQGYGGTPMPFLGETSIEVALSGVEAKEETEPDIKPTALKVIPPWMIKQGMNLTIEQRRGIMPEPNVEHNSDDKKSSVDDKKPSADRDNEKSLQDEYLKAYYAALVKRQEEEEASRRIQQQTELSTSAAEEPVDRRVGMKSKREDDEDIEWESAAGTGNSSQSYKLADLNAEADASDDDNGGDDDDIAWEEG, via the exons ATGAGCATGGAACCCTTCAACAG GATGGTTAAGCTCGCTGCGCGTGCTTTCTATGATGATGTATCCATTATGGGCGAAAGCCAGTCTAAGCCTGGGAGGATCGACAACAGGGGGATGACTGTGATTGTTCTTGATGCTCTAACTAG GCGTCAATGGGTCCGTGAAGAAGATTTGGCTAAAGCCTTGAAATTGCATTCCAAGCAACTGCGCCGTACTTTACGGTTTTTTGAAGAAGAGAAGCTGATTACTAGAGTACATCGAAAAGAG AGTGCTAAAGGTGCAAAAAATTTTAATGCTGCAATTGCTGCTACTCGTGATACTCAACAAACTACtaaagagggagaggagaagatgaAAATGCATATGCATTCGTACTGCTGTTTAGATTATGCACAG ATTCTTGATGTTGTTAGATACCGAATGCATCgaatgaaaaagaaattaaaggatGAATTGGACAGCAGAAATACCATTCAGGAGTACATTTGCCCTAACTGTGGAAGAAG GTATTCTGCTTTTGATGCACTACAACTTGTGAGTATGGAAGACGAGTATTTTCACTGTGAAAATTGCAATGGTGAACTTGTTGCTGAGAGCGAGAAGCTGGCTGCTGAGCAACTTGGTGATGGGGATGATAATGCTAGGAAGAGGAGGCATGAAAAGTTAAAAGACATGTATCAGAAAATGGAG GATCAGCTCAAGCCTTTAATAGCGCAGCTTGATAGGGTGAAAGATTTGCCTGCTCCTGAGTTTGGAACATTGCAAGCATGGGAAGCAAGAGCACGTGCTGCATCTCAAGCTAACGGCGATTCTAATGCTAGTGATTCAAAAAATATCCAGGGGCAAGGTTACGGTGGCACACCAATGCCATTCCTTGGCGAGACAAGT ATTGAAGTTGCTTTATCTGGTGTTGAGGCCAAGGAAGAAACCGAGCCTGATATAAAACCCACAGCATTGAAAGTTATACCTCCCTGGATGATCAAACAAGGAATGAATCTTACAATAGAGCAACGCAGAGGGATTATGCCTGAACCCAATGTTGAGCACAATTCTGATGACAAGAAGTCAAGTGTGGATGACAAGAAACCAAGTGCAGATCGAGACAATGAGAAGAGTTTACAG GATGAATATCTGAAGGCATATTATGCTGCTTTAGTGaagaggcaagaagaagaagaggcctCTAGAAGAATTCAACAACAAACAGAACTTTCGACAAGTGCTGCTGAAGAACCTGTTGATCGACGTGTTGGCATGAAATCAAAACGCGAAGATGATGAGGATATTGAATGGGAGAGTGCAGCTGGTACTG GCAATTCAAGCCAGTCTTACAAGCTTGCCGATTTGAATGCCGAAGCTGATGCGTCTGATGACGACAATGGTGGCGATGACGACGACATCGCCTGGGAGGAAGGTTAA
- the LOC122005865 gene encoding uncharacterized protein LOC122005865 isoform X1, producing the protein MSNMDAGENLNQTEANEMPSSEQEEEVIKKKYGGIVPKKPPLISKDHERAYFDSADWALGKQGAEKPKGPLEALRPKLQPTQQQTRSRRSAYASSDNKGDVDDGGNATAEEMNEDIDSSGSLH; encoded by the exons ATGTCAAACATGGATGCTGGTGAGAATTTGAACCAAACCGAGGCAAATGAGATGCCATCATCTGAACAAGAG GAGGAAGTAATCAAGAAGAAGTATGGAGGAATTGTACCGAAGAAACCGCCACTCATCTCCAAG GACCACGAACGAGCTTACTTTGATTCGGCAGACTGGGCTTTAGGGAAG CAGGGGGCTGAGAAGCCCAAAGGACCCCTTGAAGCACTCCGACCTAAGTTACAG CCCACTCAGCAGCAAACACGGTCTCGTCGTTCAGCCTATGCATCTTCCGATAATAAAGGCGATGTAGACGACGGTGGAAATGCTACTGCTGAAGAGATGAATGAGGACATCGACAGCAGCGGCAGTCTTCACTAA
- the LOC122005865 gene encoding uncharacterized protein LOC122005865 isoform X2 translates to MSNMDAGENLNQTEANEMPSSEQEEEVIKKKYGGIVPKKPPLISKDHERAYFDSADWALGKGAEKPKGPLEALRPKLQPTQQQTRSRRSAYASSDNKGDVDDGGNATAEEMNEDIDSSGSLH, encoded by the exons ATGTCAAACATGGATGCTGGTGAGAATTTGAACCAAACCGAGGCAAATGAGATGCCATCATCTGAACAAGAG GAGGAAGTAATCAAGAAGAAGTATGGAGGAATTGTACCGAAGAAACCGCCACTCATCTCCAAG GACCACGAACGAGCTTACTTTGATTCGGCAGACTGGGCTTTAGGGAAG GGGGCTGAGAAGCCCAAAGGACCCCTTGAAGCACTCCGACCTAAGTTACAG CCCACTCAGCAGCAAACACGGTCTCGTCGTTCAGCCTATGCATCTTCCGATAATAAAGGCGATGTAGACGACGGTGGAAATGCTACTGCTGAAGAGATGAATGAGGACATCGACAGCAGCGGCAGTCTTCACTAA